In the Parasphingorhabdus halotolerans genome, TGCAGCTTGGCTTTTAGTACCGTATCTGGCGTGGCTTTGTTTTGCCGGTATACTCAACAAACAAATTGATTGGCTAAACCCGAATGCCGAAACACTTGTTGTTCCGGCTGCAAGGACCCAGATATAGCAATAGATTGTAGTTTCTGCCCGAGCCATCATTGGGTCAGGCAATTCAGGAGTTGATAATATGCAAAGTCAGAACCGATTTTTTGATGACCTCTCCAAAGTCCTAAACGGTATCGCGGGCACGGTTGCCGGTGTGGGCCGTGAAGCCGAAGCTGGCGCGCGGGAGCGGGCGAAGGAATTTTTTGGCGGCATGGACTTTGTTTCCCGTGAAGAATTTGAAGCGGTCAAGGAAATGGCGGCCAAGGCGCGCGCTGAAGCGGACGCGCTGAAAAAGCGCGTTGATGCGCTAGAGAAAGCGGTTAAACCAGCAGCAAAATCGACTACCACTCGAAAAGCTCCAACCAAAAAAGCGCCTGCCAAAGGAGCGCCTCAAAAGGTCGCACCGCGAAAATCGGCTAGCCAATAGCGCCATTTGACGACGCCGCATTATCCACAGTCTTCCCACAAACAATATCGTGACGTGGCATGCATCACCTTGCCCAAATTGGACCGCTGCTCCAGATGAGCATTGTGCTTCACATGTTTTGGAAACCCGATGCTTGACGATCAATGGTCAGAACTTGACCAGGAGGAAGCCCCTCCTGTCGATATGCTTGCTGCCTTTTTTGAAGCGCGCGGATGGTCAGTTGATCATGTCAGTGACGAGGAAATTTCGGTCGAAATAAAGGGCAACTGGACCAGCTATCAATTGCGCGCAATCTGGCGTGATGAAGACCATGTTTTGCAAATTTTGTTGCTGCCGGAAATCCGTGTGCCGGAAGAGAAGAAGCTTGCTATTTATGAGACGCTTGGTCTTATCAACGAGCAACTCTGGCTCGGTCATTTTGACCTCTGGTCAACCAATAGCATTTTGCTATTCCGTCATGCGACGATGCTTGGTGGAAGCGGGATGCTGGGGCTTGATCAGGCACAATCGATCGTTGATATGGCGATTGACGAGTGGGAGCGCTTCTATCCGGTTTTCCAGTTTGTGCTGTGGAGCGACAAGAGTCCGCAAGACGCGATCAAACATGCCATGGTGGATACTCAAGGTGAAGCCTAGCGAGCGAGCAGCCTGATGCAATGGCCAGCCAATATCTGGATGATCGGTTGCGGCAATATGGGTGGAGCGATTTTGCAAGCTTGGCTCGACAATGGATTGTCTCCCGAAAATGTGACTATTGT is a window encoding:
- a CDS encoding accessory factor UbiK family protein codes for the protein MQSQNRFFDDLSKVLNGIAGTVAGVGREAEAGARERAKEFFGGMDFVSREEFEAVKEMAAKARAEADALKKRVDALEKAVKPAAKSTTTRKAPTKKAPAKGAPQKVAPRKSASQ
- a CDS encoding YbjN domain-containing protein, giving the protein MLDDQWSELDQEEAPPVDMLAAFFEARGWSVDHVSDEEISVEIKGNWTSYQLRAIWRDEDHVLQILLLPEIRVPEEKKLAIYETLGLINEQLWLGHFDLWSTNSILLFRHATMLGGSGMLGLDQAQSIVDMAIDEWERFYPVFQFVLWSDKSPQDAIKHAMVDTQGEA